A stretch of Spirosoma oryzicola DNA encodes these proteins:
- the pgi gene encoding glucose-6-phosphate isomerase: MLPNHRFTSLPAYAQLQAHYDVLKNRHLRDLFADDTERFPKFTRQFEDILLDFSKNRITDETFGLLLQLAEQAGLSEAIRNMFSGDKINRTEDRAVLHVALRNRSNTPVLVDGQDVMPEVNEVLDHMKEFSERIRSGEWKGYTGEAITDIVNIGIGGSDLGPVMVTEALKPYASPDLRVHFVSNVDGVHIYETLQTVKPETTLFLIASKTFTTQETMTNAQTARQWFLDTAKDEAAIAKHFAALSTNKAAVEKFGIDPANMFGFWDWVGGRYSLWSAIGLSIALYIGFDNFEELLEGGHAMDLHFRDTPAEQSLPVVLALVGIWYNNFFGAQTEAILPYDQYMHRFAAYFQQGDMESNGKSVDRDGQPVDWQTGPIIWGEPGTNGQHAFYQLIHQGTKLIPCDFLAPAISQRPIGDHHKILLANFFAQTEALMNGKNAEEAGDELRKAGKSDEEVAFLTPFKEFSGNRPTNSILFKKLTPRTLGSLIALYEHKIFTQGIIWDIYSFDQWGVELGKQLASRILPELQDDAPVNTHDSSTNGLINAFKKLRNE; this comes from the coding sequence ATGCTTCCGAATCATCGCTTTACGAGTCTCCCGGCCTACGCTCAACTACAGGCTCATTACGACGTACTGAAAAACAGGCATCTCCGCGACTTGTTCGCCGACGATACCGAGCGCTTTCCGAAGTTTACCCGGCAGTTTGAAGACATCCTGCTTGACTTCTCCAAGAACCGTATCACTGACGAAACCTTTGGACTACTGCTCCAGCTGGCCGAACAGGCAGGTTTATCGGAAGCGATCCGCAACATGTTTTCGGGCGACAAAATCAACCGGACCGAAGACCGCGCCGTACTCCACGTAGCCCTACGCAATCGTTCGAACACGCCCGTGCTGGTCGACGGTCAGGACGTGATGCCGGAGGTAAACGAAGTGCTGGATCACATGAAAGAGTTTTCCGAGCGCATTCGGTCGGGTGAGTGGAAAGGCTACACGGGCGAAGCTATTACCGACATCGTCAACATTGGCATCGGCGGTTCGGACCTGGGCCCGGTCATGGTAACCGAAGCGCTGAAACCGTACGCGAGCCCTGATCTGCGGGTCCATTTTGTGTCGAACGTGGATGGTGTGCATATCTACGAAACGCTACAGACGGTTAAGCCTGAAACGACGCTGTTTCTGATTGCCTCGAAAACCTTTACGACGCAGGAGACAATGACCAATGCCCAAACCGCCCGGCAGTGGTTCCTCGATACGGCAAAGGATGAAGCAGCTATTGCCAAACACTTTGCTGCTCTTTCGACAAACAAGGCTGCGGTAGAAAAATTTGGTATCGATCCGGCCAACATGTTTGGTTTCTGGGACTGGGTTGGCGGACGCTATTCGCTTTGGTCAGCTATCGGCTTATCAATTGCTTTATACATTGGCTTCGATAACTTTGAAGAACTGCTGGAAGGTGGTCACGCAATGGATTTGCACTTCCGGGACACCCCCGCCGAGCAAAGCTTACCCGTGGTGCTGGCTCTAGTCGGCATCTGGTACAACAATTTCTTCGGCGCTCAGACCGAAGCGATTCTTCCGTATGACCAGTACATGCACCGCTTTGCGGCTTACTTCCAGCAGGGCGATATGGAAAGTAACGGTAAATCGGTTGACCGCGATGGCCAGCCGGTTGACTGGCAAACGGGTCCGATCATCTGGGGTGAACCCGGCACCAACGGTCAGCACGCGTTTTACCAGCTTATCCACCAGGGCACGAAATTGATTCCTTGTGATTTTCTGGCTCCGGCCATCAGTCAGCGGCCCATTGGCGACCACCACAAGATTTTGCTGGCTAACTTCTTCGCGCAGACGGAAGCGCTGATGAACGGCAAAAATGCGGAAGAAGCCGGGGATGAACTGCGTAAAGCGGGCAAAAGCGACGAAGAGGTTGCTTTCCTGACCCCATTCAAGGAATTCTCCGGTAACCGGCCAACCAATTCGATTCTGTTCAAAAAACTCACCCCTCGCACCTTGGGCAGCCTGATTGCGCTTTACGAGCACAAGATTTTCACGCAGGGTATCATCTGGGATATTTACAGTTTTGATCAGTGGGGCGTAGAGTTAGGAAAGCAGTTGGCAAGCCGAATTTTACCCGAGTTACAGGACGACGCTCCGGTTAATACTCACGACAGCTCGACCAATGGTTTGATCAATGCGTTTAAAAAATTACGCAACGAATAG
- the kduI gene encoding 5-dehydro-4-deoxy-D-glucuronate isomerase, translated as MQVRYAIGPNETRRLDTNGLRENFLIETLFVADTVQLCYSHFDRVIVGGAKPVDTSTELPTYSELKSDYFLERRELGVINVGGAGTIQVDGQAYELGKLDCLYIGRGSRHITFGSQNANDPALYYLLSAPAHTSYPTQKAAQQDVFSAPMGSKEGANERVIYRYIHRDGLPSCQLVMGLTILQPGSVWNTMPAHVHDRRMEAYFYFDLDPAHRIVHLMGQPTETRHLLVANHQAVLSPPWSIHSGCGTTNYSFIWGMAGENTDYADMDMTAIADLR; from the coding sequence ATGCAGGTACGTTACGCAATTGGACCAAACGAAACCCGTCGTTTAGATACGAATGGCCTTCGAGAGAACTTTCTGATTGAAACCCTTTTTGTTGCCGACACCGTGCAACTGTGTTATAGCCATTTCGATCGGGTTATCGTCGGTGGTGCCAAGCCCGTTGACACATCGACAGAGCTGCCAACCTACAGCGAACTGAAAAGCGATTACTTTTTGGAACGACGTGAACTGGGGGTGATCAATGTGGGGGGCGCTGGAACCATTCAGGTCGATGGGCAAGCGTACGAACTGGGTAAACTGGATTGCTTATACATCGGGCGCGGAAGCCGTCACATCACGTTTGGGAGTCAGAACGCCAACGATCCGGCTCTTTATTACTTGCTGTCAGCTCCGGCACATACGAGTTATCCAACCCAGAAAGCGGCACAGCAGGATGTGTTTTCGGCACCGATGGGATCGAAAGAAGGTGCTAACGAACGGGTGATCTACCGCTACATTCATCGCGACGGGTTGCCGAGTTGCCAACTGGTGATGGGGCTTACTATTCTCCAGCCGGGTAGTGTCTGGAATACGATGCCTGCCCACGTTCACGACCGGCGGATGGAAGCTTACTTTTACTTCGATCTCGACCCGGCCCACCGGATTGTTCATCTGATGGGACAACCCACCGAGACCCGGCATTTGCTGGTCGCCAATCATCAGGCTGTTTTATCGCCACCGTGGTCCATCCATTCAGGTTGCGGCACAACGAACTACTCATTTATCTGGGGTATGGCGGGTGAAAATACAGACTACGCCGATATGGACATGACAGCCATTGCCGATCTGCGGTAA
- a CDS encoding precorrin-2 dehydrogenase/sirohydrochlorin ferrochelatase family protein, which translates to MNTLFPIFVKAENLHTLIVGGGYVGLEKLTALLGNSPNGRITLVAPEIRSEIQELAQKYPKLELIQEPYHELFLADKDLVIVGTNDKNVNRQVQADCKSRRILVNVADTPDLCDFYLSSVVKKGDLKIAISTNGKSPTFAKRFREVLEDILPDSLQETLDNLTAIRNQLKGDFVQKMEKLNEITKVLK; encoded by the coding sequence ATGAATACGCTATTCCCTATTTTTGTCAAAGCTGAAAACCTGCATACGCTCATTGTGGGTGGTGGTTATGTAGGACTGGAAAAGTTAACGGCTCTGCTCGGCAATTCACCGAATGGCCGTATTACGCTGGTTGCCCCCGAAATCCGCTCCGAGATCCAGGAATTAGCCCAAAAATACCCCAAGCTAGAGCTGATTCAGGAGCCTTACCACGAGTTGTTCCTGGCCGATAAAGATCTGGTCATCGTCGGAACCAACGATAAGAACGTTAATCGACAGGTTCAGGCCGATTGTAAATCCAGACGGATTCTGGTCAACGTAGCCGATACACCCGACCTGTGCGACTTTTACCTTAGTTCGGTTGTGAAGAAGGGAGATCTGAAAATCGCTATCTCGACCAACGGTAAGTCGCCCACCTTTGCCAAACGATTCCGCGAAGTACTCGAAGATATTCTACCCGATAGTTTACAGGAAACACTCGACAACCTGACCGCCATTCGCAATCAGTTGAAAGGTGACTTCGTTCAAAAAATGGAAAAACTAAACGAGATTACGAAGGTGTTGAAATAA
- a CDS encoding 2OG-Fe(II) oxygenase produces MNTISTDTLFDYDRWQVSLPADAQRYQQNQPYPHIALENFLEPAAAERALASFPAVGDAGWIHYVHVNEKKHGLNKMDLLPSAIQDVIREMNSPRFVAYLSKLTGIPNLLPDDSLEGGGLHQSKRNGFLNVHADFTVHPHKRNWRRRVNLLIYLNHDWKPEYRGDLELWDRQMKGVVQKIAPIFNRCVVFNTDEDSYHGLPDPILCPENMTRKSIALYYFTEESVTPTLRATNYKARPEDGAKAILIWLDKKLVATYTTVKRALGIDDAFVSNILNRLSGKK; encoded by the coding sequence ATGAATACTATCTCGACCGATACGCTCTTCGACTACGACCGCTGGCAGGTTTCGCTGCCCGCTGACGCTCAACGGTATCAACAGAACCAACCTTACCCGCATATTGCGCTAGAGAATTTTCTGGAACCTGCGGCAGCCGAACGAGCACTCGCGTCTTTTCCTGCCGTCGGTGACGCGGGCTGGATTCATTACGTTCATGTAAATGAGAAAAAGCACGGTCTAAACAAGATGGACTTGCTGCCATCTGCCATTCAGGACGTTATTCGTGAAATGAACTCGCCCCGCTTTGTTGCTTATTTGAGCAAACTCACGGGTATTCCAAACCTGCTTCCGGACGATTCGCTTGAAGGAGGAGGGTTACACCAATCGAAGCGAAATGGCTTTCTGAATGTGCACGCCGACTTTACGGTTCACCCGCACAAGCGTAATTGGCGTCGGCGCGTAAATCTGCTTATCTACCTCAATCACGACTGGAAACCCGAATACCGGGGTGATCTTGAATTGTGGGACCGACAGATGAAGGGAGTAGTGCAAAAGATAGCACCTATCTTTAACCGGTGCGTTGTTTTTAATACCGACGAAGATTCGTACCACGGTCTGCCCGATCCGATTCTGTGTCCGGAAAATATGACCCGCAAATCTATCGCGCTCTACTATTTTACGGAAGAATCGGTAACGCCGACGCTGCGTGCTACCAATTACAAAGCCCGCCCGGAAGATGGTGCGAAAGCGATTTTGATCTGGTTGGATAAAAAGCTGGTGGCTACTTATACGACGGTCAAACGGGCGCTGGGTATCGATGACGCATTTGTTAGTAATATCCTTAACCGGCTGAGTGGCAAGAAGTAA
- a CDS encoding peroxiredoxin, with protein MSLRLGDIAPDFEADTTQGHIQFHEWLGNSWGMLFSHPADFTPVCTTELGRTALLKDEFGKRNVKVIAVSVDDLESHNRWTPDIKDVTGSEVNFPIIADADRQVATLYDMIHPNASEKATVRSVFVIGPDKKIKLTLTYPASTGRNFNELLRVIDSLQLTANYQVATPADWQEGDDVIVTPAVTNDQLEEKFPKGVTFVKPYLRTTPQPNK; from the coding sequence ATGTCACTTCGTTTAGGAGACATTGCCCCCGATTTTGAGGCCGATACAACCCAAGGTCACATTCAATTTCATGAGTGGCTCGGTAATTCATGGGGAATGCTTTTCTCGCACCCCGCCGATTTTACTCCTGTTTGCACCACTGAGCTGGGCAGAACAGCGTTATTAAAGGATGAATTTGGTAAGCGTAACGTGAAGGTCATCGCTGTTTCGGTAGACGATCTGGAGTCACATAACCGCTGGACGCCTGACATTAAGGATGTAACAGGGTCAGAGGTAAACTTCCCAATTATTGCCGATGCGGACCGTCAAGTGGCAACGCTTTACGATATGATTCACCCGAATGCCAGCGAAAAAGCAACGGTTCGTTCGGTGTTTGTGATTGGCCCCGATAAGAAAATCAAGTTAACGCTGACCTACCCGGCATCAACGGGCCGTAACTTCAATGAACTGCTGCGCGTTATCGACTCGTTGCAGCTGACGGCTAACTACCAGGTAGCTACCCCCGCCGATTGGCAGGAAGGTGACGACGTTATTGTTACGCCAGCGGTAACGAACGATCAGCTGGAAGAAAAATTTCCCAAAGGCGTAACGTTTGTGAAACCTTACCTGCGCACAACGCCACAGCCGAATAAATAA
- a CDS encoding ArnT family glycosyltransferase: MNQKLFYSLLFAVAGALLFIPFLGGVRLFDWDEINFAECSREMVVLGDYLRVHVDFKPFYEKPPFFFWCQSLMMNLFGTNEFAARLPNAICGIISLIYLYNLGAKLHGHRFGLIWALTYLGSVTPHLYFRSGIIDPFFNLFIFIGLVNLIFASWKREGTASNLLLPRGVWGYLFIGGFVLGMGVNTKGPVAYLIVCLTLGVYWILSRFRWFITPVQFLFYSLSATLVSVAWYGLETFLHGPVFITEFIKYNFRLFSTPDAGHAGFPAYHFIILLVGCFPASIFAIRGFGSLMIERNYQREFRRWMLILFWVVLILFSIVQSKIVHYSSMCYFPLTYIATLTLIHLETNKIRFNNWLRAGLIVIGGIYVLATIGLPILAHHMDIVKSVADQDAFTQANLNAKINWTGWEVIPGVWLLVVLVLSLTWFNQRQTDRAIVVLFGGMAVFITLTLWFFIGRIEGISQDAAMRFFERAQGQDVYVKTYGYRSYGPFFYTQKPAVTNPNYYDENWLLRGKIDKDVWFIKKNVETQTPLDSLPDIKKTGEENGFVFYIRRHKP; encoded by the coding sequence ATGAATCAAAAACTGTTTTACTCGCTGCTATTTGCGGTGGCGGGCGCGTTGTTGTTTATTCCCTTTCTGGGAGGTGTCCGGCTTTTCGATTGGGACGAAATTAATTTCGCAGAATGCTCGCGCGAAATGGTTGTGCTAGGCGACTACCTGCGGGTGCACGTCGATTTTAAGCCGTTTTACGAGAAACCACCGTTTTTCTTCTGGTGCCAATCGCTGATGATGAATTTGTTTGGTACCAATGAGTTTGCCGCTCGTTTGCCGAATGCTATCTGCGGGATTATTTCACTCATCTATTTATATAATTTGGGTGCAAAACTGCATGGTCATCGGTTTGGATTGATCTGGGCGCTGACGTACTTAGGCTCGGTTACACCACACTTGTATTTTCGGTCCGGTATCATCGACCCATTCTTCAACCTGTTTATTTTTATCGGATTAGTCAATCTGATCTTTGCCTCCTGGAAGCGGGAAGGAACCGCCAGTAATCTGCTGTTGCCAAGGGGCGTGTGGGGCTACTTGTTTATTGGCGGCTTCGTGTTGGGGATGGGCGTAAATACAAAGGGGCCAGTCGCCTACCTGATCGTGTGTCTGACGTTAGGCGTTTATTGGATACTGAGCCGTTTTCGCTGGTTTATTACACCCGTCCAGTTTTTGTTTTATTCGCTGTCGGCAACGCTTGTATCAGTGGCCTGGTACGGTCTTGAGACGTTTTTGCACGGTCCGGTTTTCATCACCGAGTTTATCAAATATAACTTCCGCCTGTTCAGCACCCCTGACGCCGGTCACGCTGGTTTTCCGGCTTACCACTTCATTATCCTGTTGGTTGGCTGCTTTCCAGCGTCGATTTTTGCCATTCGGGGGTTTGGCTCACTGATGATTGAACGAAACTACCAGCGCGAGTTCCGACGGTGGATGCTCATTTTGTTCTGGGTCGTGTTGATTCTTTTCAGCATTGTACAGTCCAAGATTGTTCACTACTCGTCGATGTGTTACTTCCCGCTGACGTACATAGCGACGTTGACACTGATCCACCTCGAAACAAATAAGATCCGGTTCAACAACTGGCTTCGGGCGGGCCTCATTGTGATTGGTGGAATTTATGTCCTGGCGACAATTGGCTTACCGATTTTGGCTCATCACATGGACATCGTTAAATCCGTGGCTGATCAGGATGCGTTCACACAGGCAAATTTGAACGCAAAAATCAATTGGACAGGCTGGGAGGTAATACCGGGTGTGTGGTTGCTTGTTGTACTGGTATTGAGTCTAACCTGGTTCAACCAGCGGCAGACAGACCGGGCCATTGTCGTTTTGTTTGGCGGAATGGCCGTGTTCATCACCCTCACGTTATGGTTTTTTATCGGTCGCATCGAAGGTATTTCGCAGGATGCGGCTATGCGCTTTTTTGAGCGGGCGCAGGGGCAGGACGTTTACGTAAAAACCTATGGGTATCGGAGTTATGGACCATTTTTTTACACACAGAAACCGGCCGTCACGAACCCTAATTATTATGACGAAAACTGGCTGTTACGCGGCAAGATTGACAAAGACGTGTGGTTCATCAAGAAGAACGTCGAAACTCAGACCCCGCTTGATTCCTTGCCAGACATCAAGAAGACGGGTGAAGAAAACGGATTTGTATTCTACATAAGAAGGCACAAGCCCTAG
- a CDS encoding glycoside hydrolase family 88 protein: MKRFFIIPLALLTFSVAAQSPIDVDKEFAFAAQQYEGMLKTHPDTTKFPQSTNPDGSIRNMKSDWWCSGFFGGSLWYLYERTKTPALKEAAHKWSMAVAKEQYNTGTHDLGFMLYCPFGNGYRLTKNEAYKPIMLTGAKSLATRFDPKVGVIKSWNKFQNYNYPVIIDNMMNLEFLFWAAKESGNKELRNIAITHADNTLKNHFRPDHSSYHVVCYNSDGTVADKKTAQGAADNSAWARGQAWGLYGYTVMYRETKDKKYLEQARHIADFYLNHPNLPADKIPYWDFNAPNIPNEERDASAGAIAASALLELSTYGGPSAKTYYQSAVKMLQSLASPAYKANAGENNNFILKHSVGNKPGKSEIDTPLIYADYYFLEGLLRYDALRKKSAYKS; the protein is encoded by the coding sequence ATGAAACGTTTTTTCATTATTCCCTTAGCCTTGCTAACCTTTTCCGTCGCGGCTCAGTCGCCCATCGACGTTGACAAAGAGTTTGCGTTTGCCGCTCAGCAGTATGAAGGCATGCTGAAAACCCACCCTGACACCACCAAATTTCCCCAATCGACCAATCCTGACGGGAGCATCCGCAATATGAAGTCAGACTGGTGGTGCAGTGGATTCTTCGGAGGATCGTTATGGTATTTGTATGAGCGGACCAAGACCCCGGCCTTGAAAGAAGCAGCTCACAAATGGTCGATGGCGGTAGCGAAGGAACAGTACAATACGGGTACGCACGACCTCGGCTTTATGCTGTATTGTCCGTTTGGAAACGGGTATCGCTTAACCAAAAACGAAGCGTACAAGCCGATTATGCTGACCGGAGCCAAGTCGCTGGCCACTCGTTTTGATCCTAAAGTGGGGGTGATCAAGTCGTGGAACAAATTTCAGAACTACAATTACCCGGTGATCATCGACAATATGATGAATCTGGAGTTTCTGTTCTGGGCCGCCAAGGAATCCGGTAATAAAGAGCTACGCAACATCGCCATTACGCACGCCGATAACACCCTGAAAAATCATTTCCGGCCTGATCATAGTAGCTATCACGTAGTTTGTTATAACTCAGATGGCACCGTAGCCGATAAGAAAACAGCACAGGGAGCGGCTGATAATTCGGCCTGGGCGCGTGGACAGGCGTGGGGTTTGTATGGGTATACGGTGATGTACCGCGAAACGAAAGACAAAAAGTATCTGGAGCAGGCCCGGCATATTGCCGATTTTTATCTAAATCACCCAAACTTGCCAGCAGACAAGATTCCGTACTGGGATTTCAATGCGCCTAACATCCCAAATGAGGAGCGTGATGCGTCGGCGGGAGCTATTGCGGCTTCAGCGCTGCTTGAATTATCGACCTACGGTGGTCCTTCGGCCAAAACGTATTACCAATCGGCAGTAAAGATGCTGCAAAGTCTGGCGAGTCCGGCCTATAAAGCTAATGCAGGAGAGAACAACAACTTTATCCTGAAGCATAGCGTGGGCAACAAACCCGGCAAGAGCGAAATTGATACGCCCCTGATCTACGCAGATTACTATTTTCTGGAAGGGCTGCTACGCTACGATGCCCTCCGTAAAAAATCAGCGTACAAATCATAA
- a CDS encoding glycoside hydrolase family 25 protein → MKIRVLISIIFRRYSLWIAAFMVLLLGYLIFRAYRREDMDWRFVQAFGIRLPMRYGIHGIDVSRHNDRINWKRVRQMEAEGVRLQFVFVKATEGATMTDKHFDKNWREAKKSALRRGAYHFYHPTRDPLKQAQNFIRHVELATGDFAPVVDFEVTNGQSDETIINGLRQWLATIEEHYKARPIIYTNGNLYKRYIKGNLDDYPLWIADYSTKHLRSYDPDYLYLWQHSQNGWVQGIRGQVDFNVFVMDEDRLAEICL, encoded by the coding sequence ATGAAGATACGCGTTTTGATCAGCATCATTTTTCGGCGGTATAGTCTCTGGATAGCGGCCTTCATGGTGTTGCTCTTGGGCTATCTGATCTTTAGAGCCTATCGGCGAGAGGACATGGACTGGCGTTTTGTTCAGGCTTTTGGTATTCGCTTGCCCATGCGCTACGGCATTCACGGTATCGATGTATCGCGGCATAATGATCGGATCAACTGGAAGCGAGTGCGGCAGATGGAAGCCGAGGGCGTACGTTTGCAGTTCGTTTTTGTCAAGGCGACGGAAGGTGCTACAATGACGGATAAACACTTCGATAAAAATTGGCGCGAGGCTAAAAAATCAGCACTGCGCCGGGGAGCCTACCATTTTTACCACCCCACCCGTGACCCGCTTAAACAGGCTCAGAATTTTATCCGTCACGTCGAACTAGCCACTGGTGACTTTGCACCCGTCGTCGATTTTGAGGTTACCAATGGTCAATCCGACGAAACGATTATTAATGGTCTACGCCAATGGCTGGCTACAATTGAAGAACACTACAAGGCTAGGCCGATTATTTACACTAATGGCAATCTTTATAAGCGATACATCAAAGGTAATCTGGACGACTATCCCCTCTGGATTGCCGATTATTCAACCAAACATCTTCGATCTTACGATCCCGACTATTTATATCTCTGGCAGCACAGTCAAAACGGCTGGGTGCAGGGCATTCGCGGACAAGTAGATTTCAACGTCTTTGTGATGGACGAAGACCGCCTGGCCGAGATCTGTTTGTGA
- a CDS encoding PorT family protein produces MKAQITLLAAGLLCAGLANGQSTTNAYSTTTSSYNSSPTTETNSTYSTTPTTTSSENTSDMNANSTYSTTPSTNSYNNTGATTTTTTDTYTTTARDKKTNDYKNFVFGIYAGLNTTKFKGESINTGGGSENLTGRLGYQAGFFVRGGGRLYGQIGAEYFASSSNYFVAGSGQSPADIRDQINLKYIQVPVYIGYKLVESDRGISAVRLQVGVEYANQIGSSSNSFGNLNNLEFKNGTFNGLGQLGFDAGPVFLDLTYHHGFSDVINRNTGFAGSQRRILSASVGFKF; encoded by the coding sequence ATGAAAGCTCAAATTACACTACTCGCAGCTGGTCTGCTATGTGCTGGTCTGGCGAACGGACAAAGCACTACAAATGCTTATTCGACGACTACATCATCTTACAATTCGTCTCCAACGACCGAGACAAACAGTACCTATTCGACGACGCCCACCACAACGTCATCGGAGAACACGTCGGACATGAATGCCAACAGTACCTATTCAACGACACCTTCGACGAACAGCTACAACAACACGGGTGCTACAACAACAACTACGACTGACACCTACACGACCACGGCGCGCGACAAAAAAACCAACGATTACAAAAACTTCGTGTTTGGTATCTACGCGGGTCTGAACACAACCAAATTTAAAGGTGAGTCAATCAATACCGGTGGTGGCAGCGAAAATCTGACAGGTCGTTTGGGTTATCAGGCTGGTTTCTTCGTGCGGGGTGGTGGTCGTCTTTACGGTCAGATCGGTGCTGAGTATTTCGCATCTAGCTCGAACTACTTCGTAGCAGGCTCAGGTCAATCGCCAGCGGATATTAGAGACCAAATCAACCTCAAATACATCCAGGTTCCAGTTTATATCGGTTACAAACTGGTTGAATCAGATCGTGGTATTTCGGCAGTACGTCTGCAAGTGGGTGTTGAATACGCGAACCAGATTGGATCGAGCAGCAACTCATTCGGTAACCTGAACAACCTAGAGTTCAAAAACGGTACGTTCAACGGCTTAGGTCAGTTAGGTTTTGATGCAGGTCCTGTCTTCCTTGATCTAACGTATCACCACGGCTTCAGCGACGTTATCAACCGCAACACAGGATTTGCAGGATCGCAGCGCCGGATTCTGAGCGCAAGCGTAGGCTTCAAATTCTAA
- a CDS encoding CHRD domain-containing protein, with protein sequence MKKNTLFSMVAFLALGMSFMSCKDEENPTTVPSTTTPTTTRLVATLNGASEKPTSTTSTATGNFVGDLNTTTRVLSYTLTYTGPFSSSLTGGHLHRITNANGTGPIDVPFNSLTSPITGTTAALPQTKVDSMLNGFYYANLHTTLYPAGEIRGDIKKQ encoded by the coding sequence ATCAAAAAAAACACACTCTTCTCAATGGTAGCCTTTCTGGCACTAGGAATGTCGTTTATGTCGTGCAAAGACGAAGAGAACCCAACCACTGTTCCCAGTACGACAACACCAACAACCACGCGTCTGGTGGCAACCCTAAACGGTGCCAGTGAGAAACCGACGTCAACCACATCAACTGCTACCGGTAATTTCGTTGGCGATCTGAACACGACGACGCGGGTGCTCAGCTACACGCTTACTTATACGGGTCCGTTCTCGTCATCGCTGACGGGTGGGCATTTGCACCGGATCACGAACGCAAACGGTACTGGTCCCATCGACGTTCCGTTTAATAGCCTTACATCGCCAATCACGGGAACGACAGCTGCTTTGCCACAGACGAAAGTGGATAGCATGCTGAACGGATTCTACTACGCAAACCTGCACACTACGCTCTACCCTGCCGGGGAGATTCGGGGTGATATCAAAAAACAGTAG
- a CDS encoding OsmC family protein, with protein sequence MLDSQPVDAVQEFNTMQVELVRVDDAFHFEAVGTSGVAQHIDAATDIGGHNAGARPMEMLLMGLAGCSAIDVILILQKQKQVIEDFRLKVDGLREKGATPAPFKKIHITYLLKGQLSEDKVKRAIDLSMDKYCSATAQFRPSAEITYSFEISE encoded by the coding sequence ATGCTTGATTCACAACCAGTTGACGCCGTCCAAGAATTTAATACCATGCAGGTAGAACTCGTTCGTGTTGACGATGCCTTTCACTTTGAAGCCGTCGGCACATCGGGGGTAGCTCAGCACATCGACGCAGCAACGGATATTGGTGGCCATAACGCGGGCGCGCGCCCGATGGAAATGCTGCTGATGGGACTTGCGGGTTGCTCGGCTATTGATGTCATTCTTATCCTTCAGAAACAAAAGCAGGTTATCGAGGACTTTCGTTTAAAGGTGGACGGTCTGCGGGAGAAAGGCGCTACGCCCGCACCGTTCAAGAAAATACATATCACTTATTTGCTGAAAGGCCAGCTAAGCGAAGACAAAGTCAAACGAGCTATCGATCTATCGATGGATAAATACTGCTCGGCAACGGCTCAATTCCGGCCATCCGCCGAAATAACCTATTCATTCGAGATTTCTGAGTAA